The following proteins are encoded in a genomic region of Phycisphaera sp.:
- a CDS encoding lipopolysaccharide biosynthesis protein gives MRGGAFTLGAQFSSLGLHILSTAILSRLLIDDDFGLVALVASFIGVILIVKDAGFAQAVVQREEITHEQVSTLFWLNIGMSLAAAAGCAALAPLMVLLFDRPELFNITLAMAVAAFLGSFGGIHRALMQRQMRLGSLSMAQVTSQAGSIGIAIAMASTGFGYWSLVGMQVSRVAIDSIWVLVACHWIPGLPRRGTGAGSMARFGAYMIGHSLISYGGRNLDNMLVGGWLGTAMLGQYTRAYGLLLFPVQQVTAPIGRVAIPTLSRLVSSDPQRYRRIYTRLISLMAMVAMPGVATLMASADPLILTLLGPGWGMVPDTFRWLGLAAIAQPLTGTLSWLMIAEGRAKEQFKYSCIYFALLLACFLIATPFGIVILAMAYGLSGLLMRSPLAVYLVLRRSPVAIKDFYHAIAPGATAAALAYAAGALAVWAAAGAPTLLVLACGLGASGIAAGSCYMLVPAWRTRLLGARAWLRELKPKPTPA, from the coding sequence GTGCGCGGGGGCGCGTTCACGCTTGGTGCCCAGTTCTCGTCGCTCGGGTTGCACATCCTCTCGACGGCCATCCTCAGCCGCCTGCTGATCGACGACGATTTCGGGCTCGTGGCTCTGGTCGCCTCGTTCATTGGCGTCATCCTGATCGTCAAGGACGCGGGCTTCGCCCAGGCCGTCGTGCAGCGCGAGGAGATCACCCACGAGCAGGTCAGCACGCTGTTCTGGCTGAATATCGGCATGTCGCTGGCGGCCGCCGCCGGCTGCGCCGCGCTCGCGCCACTCATGGTGCTGCTGTTCGATCGGCCCGAGCTATTCAACATCACGCTGGCCATGGCCGTTGCGGCGTTCTTAGGCAGCTTCGGGGGCATCCACCGCGCACTGATGCAGCGGCAGATGCGCTTGGGCTCGCTCTCGATGGCCCAGGTGACCTCGCAAGCCGGCTCGATCGGCATCGCCATCGCCATGGCCTCAACGGGCTTCGGCTATTGGTCGCTCGTGGGCATGCAGGTCTCGCGCGTGGCCATCGATTCGATCTGGGTTCTGGTTGCGTGCCACTGGATCCCGGGCCTCCCCCGTCGCGGCACTGGTGCGGGTAGCATGGCCCGCTTCGGTGCGTACATGATCGGCCACAGCCTGATCTCGTACGGCGGTCGCAACCTCGACAACATGCTCGTGGGTGGCTGGCTCGGCACGGCCATGCTGGGGCAATACACACGCGCGTACGGCCTGCTGCTCTTCCCCGTGCAGCAGGTCACCGCGCCCATAGGCCGGGTGGCGATTCCCACGCTCAGCCGGCTCGTCTCGTCCGATCCGCAGCGGTACCGCCGCATCTACACGCGCCTGATCTCGCTGATGGCGATGGTCGCCATGCCGGGCGTGGCCACGCTCATGGCCTCGGCCGATCCGCTCATCCTGACCCTGCTTGGCCCCGGCTGGGGTATGGTGCCCGACACGTTCCGCTGGCTCGGGCTGGCCGCCATCGCGCAACCGCTCACGGGCACGCTGAGCTGGCTCATGATCGCCGAGGGGCGGGCCAAGGAGCAGTTCAAGTACTCGTGCATCTACTTCGCGTTGCTGCTGGCGTGCTTCCTGATCGCCACGCCGTTCGGCATCGTGATCCTGGCGATGGCGTATGGATTGAGTGGCCTGCTCATGCGCAGCCCGCTGGCGGTGTACCTCGTGCTGCGCCGCAGCCCGGTGGCGATCAAGGACTTTTATCACGCCATCGCGCCCGGCGCGACGGCCGCCGCGCTCGCGTATGCCGCCGGCGCACTGGCCGTGTGGGCCGCAGCGGGCGCGCCGACACTGCTCGTGCTGGCCTGCGGCCTTGGCGCGAGCGGCATCGCCGCGGGGTCGTGCTACATGTTGGTGCCCGCCTGGCGCACGCGCCTGCTCGGCGCGCGTGCCTGGCTGCGTGAGCTCAAGCCCAAGCCCACACCCGCTTAG
- a CDS encoding polysaccharide pyruvyl transferase family protein translates to MSTTTMPEAAPPKTLADLRKTLESAYSRLPLDGRPVALVDLPSYLNIGDSLITLGEFELLKATHPNMKGVYFGSDPSSDVLAQLNNAGGVLLIHGGGNFGSIWPRHQEFREHAARTMSNTTIVQLPQSVHFDSPDRLQLSLDVLADHPDFHIMVRDQASYDQLAPFPLASLQLMPDSAFALQLDTPPPATTDVLVLRRQDSESQHAGAIDEVMRNLSDFSSLSGDWASDADLPVPWPKAHQTMTRMWSRLARRSKSPGLQRLGWHKLSRARMELGRRIISHGRVVLTDRLHVHVQCVLLGKPHVFFDNSYGKIRGLAEACGTLGPNAVAAADAADATEHLRRLLGEAGATP, encoded by the coding sequence ATGAGTACCACCACGATGCCCGAGGCCGCCCCGCCCAAGACGCTCGCCGACCTCCGCAAGACGCTGGAATCCGCATACTCCAGGCTGCCGCTCGATGGCCGCCCCGTGGCACTGGTCGACCTGCCGAGCTATCTCAACATCGGCGACAGCCTCATCACGCTGGGCGAGTTCGAGTTGCTCAAGGCCACGCACCCGAACATGAAGGGTGTGTATTTCGGCAGCGACCCGTCGAGTGACGTGCTCGCGCAGCTCAACAACGCCGGCGGCGTGCTGCTCATCCACGGCGGCGGCAACTTCGGATCGATCTGGCCACGCCACCAGGAATTCCGTGAACACGCCGCCCGCACGATGTCCAACACGACCATTGTCCAGTTGCCCCAGTCGGTCCACTTCGACTCGCCCGACCGTTTGCAGCTATCCCTCGACGTGCTGGCCGACCACCCCGACTTCCACATCATGGTGCGAGACCAGGCCAGTTACGACCAGCTCGCGCCATTCCCACTCGCATCGCTCCAGCTCATGCCCGATTCGGCGTTCGCGCTGCAACTCGACACCCCGCCGCCCGCAACGACCGACGTGCTCGTCCTTCGTCGGCAGGATTCCGAGTCCCAGCACGCCGGTGCGATCGACGAGGTGATGCGAAACCTCTCCGACTTCTCATCGCTCTCGGGAGACTGGGCCAGCGACGCCGACCTGCCCGTGCCCTGGCCCAAGGCTCACCAGACCATGACGCGGATGTGGAGTCGTCTGGCGCGGCGATCCAAGAGCCCGGGCCTGCAACGACTGGGATGGCACAAGCTCAGCCGGGCTCGCATGGAACTCGGCCGGCGCATCATTTCCCATGGTCGCGTCGTTCTGACGGACCGCTTGCACGTGCATGTCCAGTGCGTGCTGCTGGGCAAGCCCCACGTGTTCTTCGACAACAGCTATGGCAAGATTCGCGGGCTGGCCGAAGCGTGCGGCACGCTGGGGCCCAATGCCGTGGCTGCGGCCGACGCCGCTGACGCGACCGAGCACCTAAGGCGGCTGCTGGGCGAGGCGGGGGCGACGCCCTGA
- a CDS encoding glycosyltransferase, protein MSARPDISVILATYNGADQLECCTRSLMATGDTNVEVLIADDGSSNQRTFEIIEGFKKAAPFPVLHAWQEDIGFRLARSRNNAVKHASGEFLLFLDHDLLLPRTFFKTLRGTIRTGWFVGGRRVKLDTERSKRLLEGSMEPRSLFSWKFALQARRERLGGWRYLFPLRDRTPGTTPQPFRGMSGFCIGAWRKDFDAIDGFDDRYRGYGVEDWDFMARLNNAGVHAGYLPRAATVMHLWHKETPHDLEGPGYQMLAEIENKGVTRAQIGYSSLNEEPATPAPQEATP, encoded by the coding sequence GTGAGCGCACGCCCGGATATCTCGGTCATCCTGGCCACCTACAACGGTGCTGACCAGCTCGAGTGCTGCACACGATCGCTCATGGCGACCGGCGATACCAACGTTGAGGTCCTGATCGCCGACGACGGCTCGAGCAACCAGAGAACGTTTGAGATCATTGAAGGCTTCAAGAAGGCTGCTCCATTCCCAGTGTTGCATGCCTGGCAAGAGGACATCGGCTTCCGCCTGGCTCGTTCTCGCAACAATGCTGTGAAGCACGCGAGCGGCGAGTTCCTGCTGTTTCTTGATCACGACTTATTACTGCCGCGCACTTTCTTCAAGACTTTGCGTGGGACCATCAGGACCGGCTGGTTTGTCGGCGGCCGGCGCGTCAAGCTCGACACGGAACGATCGAAGCGGCTGCTCGAAGGTTCGATGGAGCCCCGATCGTTATTTTCCTGGAAGTTCGCGCTCCAGGCACGACGAGAGCGGCTTGGAGGATGGCGATACTTGTTCCCCTTGCGAGACCGCACCCCAGGCACAACGCCCCAGCCCTTCCGAGGCATGTCCGGCTTCTGCATTGGTGCGTGGCGGAAGGACTTCGACGCGATCGACGGCTTCGACGACCGCTACCGCGGCTACGGCGTCGAGGATTGGGACTTCATGGCCCGCCTGAACAACGCGGGCGTGCACGCGGGCTACCTGCCGCGCGCCGCGACGGTGATGCACCTGTGGCACAAGGAAACGCCCCATGACTTGGAAGGCCCGGGCTACCAGATGCTCGCCGAGATCGAGAACAAGGGCGTGACCAGGGCCCAGATCGGCTACAGCTCGTTGAACGAAGAACCCGCCACGCCAGCCCCACAAGAGGCCACGCCATGA
- a CDS encoding sulfotransferase — MNEQAGNSEAQGPIFICGPSRSGTAMVRAALNLHPLVHLSGETHYFDDLRVALGTGGDGPLSHAQVAQCEEYLLALGHRPYSHGGDPDKGRISRQDFRDLVTKLAGDKPPTADLCLRAYCELEARHHGKTVWGEKTPRHIFRVDDILTAFPDARVICMIRDVRAVVASYRDWKNQGGFDFDKDPGHKETLEADHQRANRSYHPIIIASLWNGAMKSALSAEDRFGKGRVRLQRFEDVVGDPDTMMRELLDWLHLPFDEAVLEMPMSNSSYEKFTEGRGVSKQPVDRWKSKLTGGEVAVIQGVSGRLIDRLGYERMKGASAISAIKHYASFPVAVVRAFQANRARMGNPMKFLWRRLRPMLGG, encoded by the coding sequence GTGAACGAACAAGCGGGCAATTCGGAGGCCCAGGGCCCCATCTTCATCTGCGGGCCCTCTCGGTCGGGCACGGCCATGGTGCGCGCGGCCCTGAACCTGCACCCGCTGGTGCACCTGAGTGGCGAGACCCACTACTTCGACGACCTCCGCGTGGCCCTGGGCACCGGCGGCGACGGCCCGCTCTCGCACGCCCAGGTCGCCCAGTGCGAGGAGTATCTGCTCGCCCTCGGGCACCGGCCGTACAGCCACGGCGGGGACCCTGATAAGGGCCGCATCTCTCGGCAGGACTTCCGCGACCTCGTTACAAAACTAGCCGGCGACAAGCCCCCAACCGCCGACCTGTGCCTGCGGGCCTACTGCGAGCTCGAAGCGCGGCACCACGGCAAGACCGTCTGGGGCGAGAAGACCCCGCGGCACATCTTCCGCGTCGACGACATCCTGACCGCTTTCCCCGATGCTCGGGTGATCTGCATGATCCGCGACGTGCGCGCCGTCGTGGCGTCGTACCGTGATTGGAAGAACCAGGGCGGCTTCGACTTCGACAAGGATCCGGGCCATAAGGAGACGCTCGAGGCCGACCACCAGCGGGCCAATCGTTCGTACCACCCGATCATCATCGCCTCGCTCTGGAACGGTGCGATGAAGTCGGCGCTGTCGGCTGAGGATCGCTTCGGCAAGGGCCGCGTCCGCTTGCAACGCTTCGAGGACGTCGTAGGCGACCCTGACACAATGATGCGTGAGCTGCTCGATTGGCTGCATCTGCCCTTTGACGAGGCCGTGCTCGAGATGCCGATGTCCAACAGCAGCTACGAGAAGTTTACCGAGGGTCGCGGCGTCTCGAAGCAGCCGGTCGACCGCTGGAAGAGCAAGCTCACCGGCGGCGAGGTCGCGGTCATCCAGGGCGTGAGCGGCAGGCTGATCGACCGCTTGGGCTACGAACGGATGAAGGGCGCGTCGGCCATAAGCGCCATTAAGCACTACGCCTCCTTTCCGGTGGCCGTGGTGCGTGCGTTCCAGGCCAACCGCGCCCGCATGGGCAACCCGATGAAGTTCCTCTGGCGTCGGCTGCGGCCGATGCTGGGCGGTTGA
- a CDS encoding glycosyltransferase family 2 protein has translation MTSDSRVAVLVVSFNTREMTLDCLRTIREGASNTSHEVIVVDNASSDGSAEAIAQEFPEFRLIDSKDNLGFARANNLAATHATAERLLLLNPDTLVDPGAIDELVAFADRNPKAGIWGGRTRFGDGSPNPTSCWRKPTPWSVFCSATTLAGVFKNSRLFNPESVGVLPDGVECPVDVVTGCWLMVDRGLWEKLDGFDPAFFMYGEDADLCLRARALGARPMVTARADIVHYGGQSDRVRPDKIVRLYMARRQLYARHWGKAWQWWADVGPMMNVLRRRAVARLRGLLGKGKPGKEPGTFDQVWARRKEWTGRGAAGSTGDAGS, from the coding sequence ATGACCAGCGACTCGCGCGTGGCCGTCCTCGTCGTCAGCTTCAACACCAGGGAGATGACCCTCGATTGCTTGCGCACGATCCGCGAGGGGGCCAGCAACACAAGCCATGAGGTGATCGTCGTCGATAACGCATCGAGCGACGGATCGGCCGAAGCCATCGCGCAGGAGTTCCCAGAATTCCGCTTGATCGACTCGAAGGACAACCTCGGGTTTGCGCGCGCGAACAACCTGGCCGCCACCCATGCGACCGCCGAGCGGCTGCTGTTGCTCAATCCCGACACCCTGGTCGACCCCGGTGCGATCGATGAGCTCGTTGCCTTTGCCGACCGCAACCCGAAGGCCGGCATCTGGGGCGGGCGCACACGCTTCGGCGATGGCTCGCCCAACCCCACGAGCTGCTGGCGCAAGCCCACGCCCTGGAGTGTCTTTTGTTCGGCCACAACGCTGGCCGGCGTGTTCAAGAACTCACGCCTGTTCAACCCCGAGTCTGTCGGTGTGCTGCCCGACGGGGTCGAGTGTCCCGTCGACGTGGTGACCGGCTGCTGGCTGATGGTCGATCGAGGGCTTTGGGAGAAGCTCGACGGGTTCGACCCGGCGTTCTTCATGTACGGCGAGGACGCCGACCTGTGCCTGCGGGCACGCGCCCTGGGTGCCCGCCCCATGGTGACGGCCCGCGCCGACATCGTCCATTACGGCGGGCAATCCGATCGAGTACGGCCCGATAAGATTGTTCGGCTCTACATGGCCCGCCGCCAGCTCTACGCACGCCACTGGGGCAAAGCGTGGCAATGGTGGGCGGATGTTGGGCCGATGATGAACGTGCTGCGGCGGCGTGCCGTAGCACGGCTCCGCGGCCTGCTGGGCAAGGGCAAGCCGGGCAAGGAGCCGGGCACGTTCGACCAGGTCTGGGCCCGTCGGAAGGAATGGACCGGCCGAGGGGCGGCTGGAAGCACTGGAGACGCCGGATCGTGA
- a CDS encoding glycosyltransferase translates to MSGVRVAIVAYYFPPIGGAGTQRAAKLCRYLHEFGWTPTVVCGAPSRDSTKHRLSARHLDKRMVSRDLPADLAVHRIEVSDVGAWVDETVRHLESLIKDEAIDAILVTMSPFWLAPLVERFGSRLPVVADLRDPWALDGVPKYRHWFQWKQDLRAMGRTLGAARHVVMNTPEARAATLRAFDYLDASRVHAIPNGFDRADFEQAEPAPRPEGARFTLVHTGTFLTYQAMPPAGLKARLKQHVNYRPEPIRPIGRSVGPLLEAIDLVRREKPALMEGFRFVHVGNLDDATKAWIDASPSRDLVDSIGYLSHNESVGQLLSADALFLHLHGLPPGHRARIVPGKTYEYLASGRPILGALPEGDARDLLAERDRCLLADPCDPASIARALETLIERGSELAQPVLADPDLEPYDRRQIAQRMAGVLDACVGRTNKSEAVEVGQP, encoded by the coding sequence GTGAGCGGCGTGCGCGTGGCGATCGTGGCGTATTACTTCCCGCCCATCGGCGGCGCGGGCACGCAGCGGGCGGCCAAACTCTGCCGGTACCTGCACGAGTTCGGGTGGACCCCCACCGTCGTGTGCGGTGCGCCATCGCGCGACAGTACCAAGCATCGCCTCTCGGCCCGTCACCTCGACAAACGGATGGTGTCGCGCGACCTGCCTGCGGACCTGGCCGTGCACCGCATCGAGGTTTCCGATGTTGGTGCTTGGGTGGACGAGACGGTCCGGCACCTGGAATCCCTCATCAAGGATGAAGCGATCGACGCGATCCTGGTCACGATGTCGCCCTTCTGGCTCGCCCCGCTTGTCGAGCGATTCGGATCAAGGCTGCCGGTTGTCGCCGACCTGCGTGATCCCTGGGCCCTCGACGGCGTGCCGAAGTACCGGCATTGGTTCCAGTGGAAGCAGGACCTCCGCGCTATGGGCCGAACACTCGGCGCCGCCCGGCACGTCGTGATGAACACGCCCGAGGCACGGGCGGCAACGCTGCGAGCGTTCGACTATCTCGATGCCAGCCGCGTCCACGCGATCCCGAACGGATTTGATCGGGCCGACTTCGAGCAAGCCGAGCCCGCTCCCCGGCCCGAGGGAGCCCGTTTCACGCTCGTCCACACCGGCACCTTCCTCACGTACCAGGCCATGCCCCCGGCCGGGCTCAAGGCAAGGCTGAAGCAACACGTCAACTACAGGCCCGAGCCCATCCGTCCGATAGGACGCTCGGTTGGCCCGCTGCTCGAGGCGATCGATCTGGTGCGTCGCGAGAAGCCGGCCCTGATGGAGGGCTTCCGCTTCGTACACGTGGGCAACCTCGACGACGCAACCAAGGCTTGGATCGACGCCAGCCCATCGCGGGACCTGGTCGACTCGATCGGCTATCTCTCCCACAACGAATCGGTGGGTCAGCTCTTGAGTGCCGACGCGCTGTTCCTGCACCTGCACGGGCTACCGCCCGGGCATCGAGCCCGGATCGTGCCGGGCAAGACCTACGAGTATCTTGCCAGCGGGCGGCCCATCCTTGGTGCTCTGCCCGAGGGCGATGCGCGAGACCTGCTGGCGGAGCGCGATCGCTGTCTGCTGGCCGATCCGTGCGATCCGGCGAGCATCGCCCGGGCCCTGGAGACACTCATCGAGCGGGGCTCCGAACTGGCACAGCCGGTATTGGCCGATCCCGACCTGGAGCCATACGACCGCCGCCAGATCGCGCAACGCATGGCGGGCGTGCTCGACGCGTGCGTCGGGCGAACGAACAAATCCGAAGCGGTCGAAGTAGGCCAACCGTGA
- a CDS encoding asparagine synthase-related protein, whose product MIETPQTETPRRTQRSPWLLLPTSEFHGNTMATGVHSQTSGDWTVVSAIDRVPPGLRLSPEGWTYTTGSFTHAAAWYATDTDGTLRALGSDPATIAEATGAELDRSALVDDLLLGFRPDGRSPYTGILPCGASNPMVYAPTGVTPAPIEAGGIDLDSLGHRIAEAMNDGACIELTGGVDSRLLLALGLRAGGKPTKSFTIGLESDPDVRVAREIAELLGMEHRAIRVEQDEHRLVEDTTAFVAESGYVCNAAAYGWLPTIFRTLGPWRDAQLSGVGGEIGEGFYYTGFDPVFQVLNSPRLWLRARAVVDGGRWSALFEGGFGDRLAKVARDRPELNESKPWRLRTDDFYTHARIHGWAIPVIRASAAWYQPITPFLSNEYLAWSRSLSAEQRHNRAAQHELIGRTSPELAGIAYAKQLEAPAGGKLARKLGKAKRLASRVLPRPTAQPEQWASTARSLMRSLDGADSVVDRLRTLGGVRVDRVAEVLRSDPSTAAHAIGALLTMAHAIERHSGTHPNGLWQD is encoded by the coding sequence ATGATCGAAACCCCACAGACCGAGACCCCACGGCGGACCCAGCGTTCGCCGTGGCTTCTTTTGCCAACCAGCGAGTTCCACGGCAACACGATGGCAACCGGCGTTCACTCGCAAACATCTGGCGATTGGACGGTCGTTTCTGCGATCGACCGGGTTCCTCCTGGGCTCAGACTCTCACCCGAGGGCTGGACCTACACCACCGGTTCGTTCACCCATGCCGCGGCGTGGTACGCCACAGACACGGATGGCACCCTCCGGGCGCTTGGTAGCGACCCGGCCACCATTGCTGAAGCCACCGGAGCCGAGCTCGATCGCTCAGCCCTGGTCGACGACCTGCTCCTCGGCTTCCGGCCCGATGGGCGTTCGCCGTATACCGGCATCCTGCCCTGCGGGGCGTCAAACCCAATGGTCTACGCACCAACCGGCGTCACGCCGGCCCCGATCGAGGCCGGCGGGATCGACTTGGATTCACTCGGGCATCGGATCGCCGAGGCGATGAACGATGGAGCGTGCATCGAGCTGACCGGCGGTGTTGACAGCCGGTTGTTGCTGGCCCTTGGGCTGAGGGCGGGCGGCAAGCCTACCAAGTCGTTCACGATCGGCTTGGAGTCAGATCCAGACGTGCGTGTGGCGCGTGAGATCGCAGAATTGCTTGGCATGGAGCACCGCGCCATCCGGGTCGAGCAAGATGAACACCGATTGGTCGAGGACACCACGGCCTTTGTTGCCGAGAGCGGTTACGTGTGCAACGCCGCGGCCTATGGCTGGCTGCCAACGATCTTCCGCACGCTCGGGCCCTGGCGCGATGCCCAGCTCTCGGGCGTTGGCGGCGAGATCGGCGAGGGATTCTACTACACAGGATTCGATCCGGTGTTCCAGGTGCTCAACTCTCCGAGGCTCTGGCTGCGCGCGCGTGCGGTCGTCGATGGTGGCCGGTGGTCGGCCTTGTTCGAGGGTGGATTCGGCGATCGGCTGGCCAAAGTCGCGCGCGATCGCCCCGAGCTCAACGAATCCAAGCCCTGGCGGCTGCGAACCGACGATTTTTACACCCACGCCCGAATCCACGGCTGGGCCATCCCGGTCATCCGCGCCTCCGCCGCGTGGTACCAGCCCATCACCCCATTCCTTTCGAACGAGTATCTGGCGTGGTCACGATCGCTCTCGGCCGAGCAACGCCACAACCGGGCCGCCCAGCACGAGCTCATCGGCCGCACGAGCCCCGAGCTGGCCGGCATCGCCTACGCCAAGCAACTCGAAGCCCCCGCCGGCGGCAAGCTCGCCCGCAAGCTGGGCAAGGCCAAGCGGCTGGCGTCTCGGGTGCTGCCCCGCCCCACCGCCCAGCCAGAGCAGTGGGCCTCGACCGCCCGTTCGCTCATGCGTTCGCTCGATGGTGCCGATAGTGTGGTCGATCGCCTGCGTACGCTCGGGGGTGTCAGGGTTGATCGCGTGGCGGAGGTGCTCCGATCTGACCCCTCCACGGCCGCGCACGCCATCGGGGCGCTGCTGACCATGGCCCACGCGATCGAGCGGCACTCGGGAACTCATCCCAACGGATTGTGGCAGGACTAG
- the pdhA gene encoding pyruvate dehydrogenase (acetyl-transferring) E1 component subunit alpha, whose product MAQATTTSGSASASSASNRAADALSNDTLLGWLRSMQLIREFETRTQQAYQQAKIGGFCHIYSGQEACAVGTIGCTNADDPVITAYRDHGHALARNMTPRSCMAEMYGKAPGCAKGKGGSMHMFDKPNHLYGGHGIVGAQTPLGAGLAFATRYEWEVLGTGSKKVCLCYLGDGAIDQGAFHEALNLSSLFGLPVIYIIENNGYSMGTSIDRHTANHENLISRGKSYGIHSVQIDGLDIRDVYDQFKPVVDLCREEQKPAFVDLLTYRYQGHSMSDPQKYRTKEEVEQYKGKDSIAALLDHLMNDRGAIDEDGWKAMRSEIRDEVKDAVEFAESAEVPDVDAELYSDVFVYPQPNLSPTREYVHGAKNPVL is encoded by the coding sequence ATGGCCCAAGCCACCACGACCTCGGGGAGCGCCAGCGCTTCTTCGGCAAGCAACCGGGCGGCTGACGCCCTGAGCAATGACACGCTGCTGGGCTGGCTTCGCTCGATGCAGCTCATTCGTGAGTTCGAGACGCGCACGCAGCAGGCCTACCAACAGGCCAAGATCGGCGGCTTCTGCCACATCTATTCGGGCCAGGAGGCCTGCGCGGTCGGCACCATCGGCTGCACCAACGCCGACGACCCGGTTATCACCGCCTACCGCGACCACGGCCACGCATTGGCCCGGAACATGACGCCCCGCTCGTGCATGGCCGAGATGTACGGAAAAGCCCCAGGCTGCGCTAAGGGCAAGGGCGGCTCGATGCACATGTTCGATAAGCCCAACCACCTCTACGGGGGGCACGGCATCGTCGGGGCCCAGACTCCGCTGGGCGCGGGCTTGGCCTTTGCCACGCGCTACGAGTGGGAAGTTCTCGGAACGGGGTCGAAGAAGGTTTGTCTCTGCTATCTGGGCGATGGCGCGATCGATCAGGGTGCCTTTCACGAGGCTCTGAACCTGTCATCCCTCTTCGGCCTCCCGGTCATCTACATCATCGAGAACAATGGGTACTCGATGGGCACCTCCATCGATCGCCACACCGCCAACCACGAGAACCTGATCTCGCGCGGCAAGAGCTATGGCATCCACTCGGTGCAGATCGACGGGCTCGACATCCGCGACGTGTACGATCAGTTCAAGCCTGTGGTTGATCTTTGCCGCGAGGAGCAGAAGCCCGCGTTCGTCGACCTGCTGACCTATCGGTACCAGGGCCACTCCATGAGCGACCCGCAGAAGTACCGGACCAAGGAAGAGGTCGAACAGTACAAGGGCAAGGACTCCATCGCCGCCCTGCTCGACCATCTGATGAACGATCGTGGCGCGATCGACGAGGACGGCTGGAAGGCCATGCGCAGCGAGATCCGCGACGAAGTGAAGGACGCGGTCGAGTTTGCCGAGTCGGCCGAGGTTCCCGACGTGGACGCGGAGTTGTATTCGGACGTGTTCGTGTATCCACAGCCGAATCTCAGCCCCACGCGTGAATACGTGCATGGCGCGAAGAATCCGGTGCTCTGA